A stretch of Nitrospira sp. DNA encodes these proteins:
- the glnD gene encoding [protein-PII] uridylyltransferase, giving the protein MSVLSDQRALALSEADQAAAGAMFAEQRLVITQRLMDGASGSEVVAAQTDLADAMIIGRYRNAGRQGGEAMMAAGLQHCCLVALGGYGRRELSPYSDIDLMVLFRPEAAKIVPEFVRQVLHPLWDIGFQVGHSVRTIQDCVALGLSDATVRTSMMEARFLAGNAQLFQEFHSLYTRKVVTVGVDKYLEQKLAERRREYEKFGETVYLLEPNVKKSQGGLRDLHLLQWAGIARYQASTIRELSDRGILSRQDYVTVSEAREFLLRVRALLHVHAGMAQEILSFEEQVWLAARFGFEDRPHLLAVEQFMQQYYRHTMGLHEAAVRFVSRCKSQSLWERMRQWLPAPKVDTYFVQNRETLTVPADLRPRVLERPALLMRLFDLARSKRLTIESSLLEDIHRHMAGLSDEAFCTPEVSRVFMQILAGPGTAATLEAMHRAHLLEKLIPVCSTVRGLMQFNQYHKYTVDEHSLLAVAKVESFAQDQGMLGEVYREIKRKDLLHLAVFLHDLGKGQEEDHSEVGRRIAEDVTARLGFSEGERRTVAFLVHRHLLMAHTAFRRDPNDEKVVLPFAREVGTPEVLRKLLALTAADIAAVGPGVLTKWKESLLVELYVRTMQEVSGERQAADAPERLKRIASEVLQQPVFRGQVEISQPWVESQLRQFPLRYAYGTSPGRIAAHLSTIRRLNPGDVLVDAEFNTVLGTCEYAVITFNDVIPGIFSKIAGVMAANGLQILDAQILTRQDGVVVDTFQVIDPDFTGAPPDERREEIGAMIRSVLLGREPVEEVVRRGTRLAGPRSITPARQATEVRIDNETSDRYTIVDVFADDRQGLLYVITNAIFKQGLSVHAARISTRLDQVADVFYVTDERERKIEQPEQVERIRQGVWQEIEQFLGVKAA; this is encoded by the coding sequence GTGAGTGTGTTGTCCGATCAGCGGGCCTTGGCCCTTTCCGAAGCCGACCAGGCGGCGGCGGGGGCCATGTTCGCCGAACAGCGGCTGGTGATTACGCAGCGCTTGATGGACGGGGCGTCGGGATCCGAAGTGGTCGCCGCCCAGACCGATCTGGCGGACGCGATGATCATCGGCCGCTATCGGAATGCCGGGCGCCAGGGCGGTGAAGCCATGATGGCCGCCGGGCTGCAGCATTGCTGCCTGGTGGCCCTCGGCGGCTATGGCCGGCGAGAATTGTCGCCCTATTCGGATATCGACTTGATGGTGCTGTTCCGTCCTGAGGCGGCCAAAATTGTGCCGGAGTTCGTCCGGCAGGTCCTCCATCCCCTGTGGGACATCGGCTTTCAAGTGGGCCACAGTGTTCGCACGATTCAAGACTGTGTCGCGTTGGGATTGAGCGACGCCACCGTTCGCACCTCAATGATGGAGGCGCGGTTTTTGGCCGGGAATGCCCAGCTCTTTCAGGAATTCCACTCGCTCTACACGCGCAAGGTGGTGACGGTCGGCGTCGACAAGTATCTCGAGCAGAAGCTGGCCGAGCGCCGCCGCGAATATGAAAAGTTCGGCGAGACGGTGTACCTCCTTGAACCGAATGTCAAAAAAAGCCAGGGCGGGCTGAGGGATCTCCATCTGCTCCAATGGGCGGGGATCGCCCGCTATCAGGCCTCGACGATCCGCGAACTCTCCGATCGGGGGATTCTGTCCCGGCAGGACTATGTCACCGTGAGCGAGGCGCGGGAGTTTCTGCTGCGCGTGCGGGCGTTGCTCCATGTGCATGCCGGTATGGCGCAGGAGATTCTTTCGTTCGAGGAGCAGGTCTGGCTGGCGGCGCGGTTCGGCTTCGAAGACCGTCCGCATCTCCTCGCGGTCGAACAGTTCATGCAGCAGTATTACCGGCATACGATGGGGCTCCATGAGGCGGCCGTGCGGTTTGTCAGCCGGTGCAAGTCGCAGTCGCTGTGGGAGCGGATGAGGCAGTGGCTGCCTGCGCCGAAGGTGGACACCTACTTTGTGCAGAATCGGGAGACGCTGACGGTCCCGGCCGACTTGCGTCCCCGTGTTTTGGAGCGTCCGGCGCTGCTGATGCGGCTGTTCGACCTGGCCCGTTCGAAACGGCTCACGATCGAATCGTCGCTGCTGGAAGACATCCACCGGCATATGGCAGGGCTGTCGGACGAGGCGTTTTGCACACCGGAGGTCAGCCGTGTGTTCATGCAGATCCTGGCCGGACCCGGAACCGCCGCGACGCTCGAGGCCATGCATCGCGCGCACTTGCTGGAGAAGCTGATTCCGGTCTGCTCGACGGTTCGCGGACTCATGCAGTTCAACCAGTACCATAAGTATACGGTCGACGAGCACAGTCTGTTGGCCGTCGCCAAGGTCGAATCGTTCGCGCAGGATCAGGGGATGCTGGGTGAAGTCTACCGGGAGATCAAACGGAAAGACCTTCTGCACCTGGCGGTGTTCCTGCACGATCTGGGGAAGGGCCAGGAAGAAGATCACAGTGAGGTCGGCCGCCGGATCGCCGAAGATGTCACCGCGCGATTGGGCTTCAGCGAGGGCGAGCGGCGGACCGTGGCGTTTCTGGTGCACCGGCATTTGCTGATGGCCCATACGGCCTTCCGCCGCGATCCCAACGATGAGAAGGTCGTCCTGCCATTTGCCCGCGAAGTGGGTACGCCCGAAGTGTTGCGCAAGCTGTTGGCGCTGACCGCCGCCGATATTGCCGCCGTCGGTCCCGGCGTCTTGACCAAATGGAAAGAGTCGTTGCTGGTCGAACTCTATGTACGGACCATGCAGGAAGTGTCCGGTGAGCGGCAGGCGGCCGATGCGCCGGAACGGCTGAAGCGGATCGCGTCGGAAGTCCTGCAGCAGCCGGTGTTCCGCGGGCAGGTGGAGATTTCCCAGCCCTGGGTCGAGTCGCAGTTGCGGCAGTTTCCCTTGCGCTATGCGTATGGGACGTCGCCCGGGCGCATTGCGGCGCATTTGTCCACGATTCGGCGCTTGAATCCAGGAGATGTGCTGGTCGATGCCGAGTTCAATACGGTGCTCGGGACATGCGAATATGCCGTGATCACTTTTAACGATGTGATTCCTGGAATCTTTTCGAAGATCGCCGGGGTGATGGCGGCAAACGGTCTGCAGATTCTCGATGCGCAGATTCTTACCCGGCAGGATGGCGTGGTCGTGGACACGTTCCAGGTGATCGATCCCGACTTTACCGGGGCGCCGCCTGATGAACGCCGCGAGGAGATCGGGGCGATGATCCGATCCGTACTGCTGGGCCGGGAGCCGGTGGAGGAGGTGGTCAGGCGTGGCACGCGGCTCGCGGGCCCGCGTTCCATCACGCCGGCGCGGCAGGCCACCGAGGTGCGGATCGACAACGAAACCTCGGATCGGTATACCATCGTCGATGTCTTTGCCGACGATCGGCAGGGGTTGCTCTACGTCATCACGAATGCGATTTTTAAGCAGGGGCTGTCGGTGCATGCCGCGCGGATTTCCACGCGGCTGGACCAAGTGGCCGACGTTTTTTATGTGACGGACGAGCGGGAGCGGAAAATTGAGCAGCCGGAGCAGGTTGAGCGGATTCGGCAGGGGGTGTGGCAGGAGATTGAGCAGTTCTTGGGTGTGAAGGCAGCATAA
- a CDS encoding P-II family nitrogen regulator — protein sequence MKLIEAIIKPFKLDEVKDALLEIGVQGMTVTEVKGFGRQKGHKETYRGQEYTIEFVPKVKIEVAVPDSQVQRVLDAITRTAKTGSIGDGKIFVRDLSMAVRIRTGETGDTAL from the coding sequence ATGAAATTGATCGAGGCGATTATCAAGCCATTTAAGCTCGATGAAGTGAAGGATGCGCTGCTTGAAATCGGTGTGCAGGGCATGACGGTGACCGAAGTGAAGGGGTTTGGCCGTCAGAAAGGCCACAAGGAAACCTATCGCGGTCAGGAGTATACAATCGAGTTTGTGCCGAAAGTGAAAATCGAAGTCGCGGTGCCGGATAGCCAGGTTCAGCGGGTGCTTGATGCGATTACCCGAACGGCGAAGACCGGCAGCATCGGCGACGGGAAGATCTTCGTGCGGGATCTCAGCATGGCTGTTCGGATCAGAACGGGAGAAACGGGGGACACGGCATTGTGA